In Bacillus sp. SB49, a single window of DNA contains:
- the lysS gene encoding lysine--tRNA ligase, with translation MAEELNEHMRVRRDKMDTHREKGMDPFGDKFERTDSAQELIEKYDQFTKDELEEKQLPATIAGRIMTKRGKGKAGFTHIQDLSGQIQLYVRKDEIGDEAYDVFKAADLGDIVGVSGVMFKTNVGELSVKASEFQLLTKSLRPLPEKFHGLQDVEQRYRQRYLDLITNPESRDTFVLRSKIIQSMRRYLDGLGFLEVETPLMHGIAGGASARPFITHHNALDMQLYMRIAIELHLKRLIVGGLEKVYEIGRVFRNEGVSTRHNPEFTMIELYEAYADYQDIMALTENMVAHIAKEVLGTTKVMYNDEEIDLEPEWARLHMVDAIKEYTGVDFWEQMSDERAKELAEEHGIEIKDTMTFGHIVNEFFEQRVEEKLIQPTFIYGHPIEISPLAKKNREDERFTDRFELFIVGREHANAFSELNDPIDQRQRFEAQLKEREEGNDEAHMMDEDFLEALEYGMPPTGGLGIGVDRLVMLLTNSPSIRDVLLFPQMRNKE, from the coding sequence ATGGCGGAAGAACTAAATGAACATATGCGGGTGCGGCGCGATAAGATGGATACACACCGTGAGAAAGGGATGGATCCTTTCGGTGACAAATTCGAACGTACCGATTCTGCTCAAGAACTTATAGAGAAATACGACCAGTTTACGAAAGATGAATTGGAAGAGAAACAGCTTCCTGCTACTATAGCGGGCCGTATTATGACGAAACGCGGAAAAGGAAAAGCTGGATTTACTCATATCCAGGATCTTTCCGGTCAAATCCAACTGTATGTCCGTAAAGATGAAATCGGTGATGAAGCGTACGACGTTTTCAAAGCGGCCGATCTTGGAGATATCGTAGGTGTCAGCGGCGTTATGTTCAAAACGAACGTAGGAGAGCTTTCGGTAAAAGCTAGTGAGTTCCAACTACTGACTAAGTCACTTCGTCCATTGCCGGAGAAGTTTCATGGTCTGCAGGACGTGGAACAGCGTTACCGTCAACGTTATCTTGATCTCATTACCAACCCGGAAAGCCGCGATACATTCGTGCTGCGCAGTAAGATCATCCAGTCTATGCGCCGGTACTTAGACGGCCTGGGCTTCTTGGAAGTGGAAACACCACTTATGCACGGGATTGCAGGTGGTGCATCGGCACGTCCATTCATCACGCACCATAATGCCTTGGACATGCAGCTGTACATGCGTATCGCTATCGAACTTCATCTGAAGCGTCTAATCGTGGGAGGATTGGAGAAGGTATATGAGATCGGTCGAGTTTTCCGTAATGAAGGGGTGTCTACCCGCCATAACCCGGAATTTACAATGATCGAGTTATATGAGGCTTATGCGGATTACCAGGATATCATGGCTCTTACTGAAAATATGGTTGCTCACATAGCGAAAGAAGTGCTGGGAACGACTAAAGTGATGTACAACGACGAAGAGATTGACCTGGAGCCTGAATGGGCACGTCTGCATATGGTCGACGCTATTAAAGAATATACTGGCGTAGATTTCTGGGAACAGATGTCTGATGAACGTGCAAAAGAACTTGCTGAAGAGCATGGTATTGAGATTAAAGATACGATGACTTTCGGTCATATTGTAAATGAATTCTTTGAGCAGCGTGTAGAAGAGAAATTGATTCAGCCGACCTTTATCTACGGGCATCCGATCGAAATCTCACCGTTGGCTAAGAAGAACCGTGAAGATGAACGCTTCACGGATCGCTTCGAATTGTTTATTGTAGGAAGGGAGCACGCGAATGCTTTCTCCGAGTTGAATGATCCAATCGATCAGCGCCAGCGCTTTGAAGCTCAATTGAAAGAAAGAGAAGAAGGTAACGATGAAGCACACATGATGGATGAGGACTTCCTGGAGGCATTGGAATATGGTATGCCGCCTACAGGAGGACTTGGTATCGGAGTCGACCGCCTTGTTATGCTGTTGACGAACTCCCCGTCTATTCGTGATGTACTGCTGTTCCCTCAAATGAGAAACAAAGAATAA
- the cysK gene encoding cysteine synthase A, with the protein MRIVNNVTELVGQTPLVKLNGSADADSADVYLKLEYMNPGSSVKDRIALSMIEEAEKAGRLKAGDTIVEPTSGNTGIGLAMIAAAKGYKAILVMPDTMSQERRNLLRAYGADLVLTPGSDGMKGAIKKAAELEEKHGYFMPQQFNNEANPLVHERTTGPEIVEQMGDQLDAFVAGIGTGGTITGAGKVLKEKYPDIKIYAIEPEESPVLSGGSPGPHKIQGIGAGFVPGILDTEVYDEVVTVSKDDSFAAARDAARKDGILGGISSGAAIHVAKQVAKKLGKGKKVVAIIPSNGERYLSTPLYQFDEE; encoded by the coding sequence ATGAGAATCGTAAATAATGTTACAGAGTTGGTTGGACAAACGCCTTTAGTTAAATTGAACGGAAGCGCAGATGCAGACAGTGCAGACGTTTACTTGAAGCTTGAGTACATGAATCCCGGGAGTTCCGTGAAAGACCGGATTGCCCTTTCTATGATAGAAGAGGCCGAGAAGGCCGGACGTCTGAAAGCTGGAGATACCATCGTCGAACCGACAAGCGGTAATACTGGTATCGGTCTTGCGATGATCGCTGCAGCTAAAGGTTACAAAGCAATTCTGGTTATGCCTGATACGATGAGTCAAGAACGTCGTAACTTACTGCGTGCGTATGGTGCGGATCTTGTTCTCACTCCTGGTAGTGATGGAATGAAGGGCGCGATTAAAAAAGCGGCAGAACTGGAAGAGAAGCACGGTTATTTCATGCCGCAACAATTCAATAACGAAGCAAATCCACTTGTTCATGAAAGAACGACAGGACCGGAAATCGTGGAGCAGATGGGCGATCAGTTGGATGCCTTTGTTGCAGGGATTGGTACTGGAGGAACAATCACCGGAGCTGGTAAAGTACTCAAGGAAAAATATCCGGATATTAAGATTTATGCTATTGAACCGGAAGAGTCTCCGGTATTGTCCGGAGGGAGCCCGGGGCCGCACAAGATTCAGGGAATCGGAGCAGGTTTTGTTCCCGGCATCTTGGACACAGAAGTTTATGATGAAGTGGTCACTGTGTCGAAGGATGATTCGTTTGCTGCAGCAAGAGATGCTGCAAGGAAAGATGGAATCCTTGGCGGAATCTCTTCCGGAGCTGCGATTCACGTAGCCAAACAAGTGGCGAAGAAGCTTGGTAAAGGGAAAAAAGTCGTAGCGATTATTCCGAGTAATGGGGAGCGCTACCTGTCTACACCACTTTATCAATTCGACGAAGAGTAA
- the folB gene encoding dihydroneopterin aldolase, translated as MDKIYLNQMEFWGYHGLFPEENKLGQRFYVDLQLELDLKPASTSDDMTKSIDYGAVYEVTKKVVEGEAYRLVETLVEKIAAELFLSFDLLEACTVKGYKPDPPIPGHYDSVAVEIHRSRHS; from the coding sequence ATGGATAAAATTTATCTTAATCAAATGGAGTTCTGGGGATATCACGGCCTTTTTCCGGAAGAAAATAAATTGGGACAGCGATTTTATGTCGACCTGCAGCTGGAATTGGACTTGAAACCGGCATCGACCAGTGATGATATGACCAAATCTATAGACTACGGCGCTGTTTATGAAGTGACGAAGAAGGTTGTGGAAGGGGAGGCATATCGTTTGGTCGAGACGCTGGTAGAGAAAATAGCTGCGGAACTCTTTCTCTCTTTCGACCTGTTAGAAGCATGTACGGTCAAAGGGTACAAACCGGACCCGCCGATCCCGGGGCATTATGACTCTGTTGCCGTTGAGATTCACAGGAGCCGCCATTCATGA
- the folK gene encoding 2-amino-4-hydroxy-6-hydroxymethyldihydropteridine diphosphokinase, producing MRNIAFIALGSNINTREEFLQDALTLLDEHASIQITNKSAVYETAPVGYTDQADFLNMVIRVETDLAPSPLLAYCQVIEEELGRRRVVKWGPRTIDLDILLYNQEGVNEEHLKIPHPYMQDRAFVMVPLVDISCDVVLPHLNRKAQDVLERIPEAERAEVKRWGNL from the coding sequence ATGAGAAATATCGCCTTCATTGCATTAGGATCCAATATTAATACAAGAGAAGAGTTCCTTCAGGACGCGCTGACTCTCCTGGATGAACACGCATCGATTCAAATTACTAATAAGTCCGCCGTCTATGAAACTGCCCCTGTGGGGTACACGGATCAAGCGGACTTTCTTAATATGGTCATCCGAGTGGAAACAGATCTTGCTCCTTCTCCCTTATTGGCATACTGCCAGGTGATAGAAGAAGAATTGGGCAGAAGGAGAGTAGTGAAATGGGGGCCGAGGACGATCGATCTTGACATTTTGTTGTATAATCAGGAAGGTGTGAACGAGGAACACTTGAAGATTCCTCATCCATATATGCAAGATCGGGCCTTTGTGATGGTTCCTCTCGTAGATATCAGCTGCGATGTTGTTCTTCCTCATTTAAACCGCAAGGCTCAGGATGTGCTGGAGCGAATTCCGGAGGCAGAACGCGCAGAGGTGAAAAGGTGGGGGAATCTTTGA
- a CDS encoding type III pantothenate kinase, with the protein MNFVLDVGNTNTVLGVFEGDTLKYQWRIKTDRHKTEDEFGMLIKSLFDHEGLRFEDMDGVIISSVVPPIMFALERMSRYYFKKQPMIIGDGHVDHGLEMKYPNPEEIGADRVVNAVGAKDEYELPLVIIDFGTATTYCYINAEGEYLGGAIAPGINISMEALYAKAAKLPKIEIKKPEQVIGQSTVEAMQSGVFYGYVGQVDEVVRRMKETAEQTPTVIATGGLANLIAGQSRTIDHVDPYLTLKGLHKIYQRNKEKEVFKGE; encoded by the coding sequence ATGAATTTTGTCCTTGATGTGGGAAATACCAATACAGTACTAGGTGTATTCGAAGGGGATACATTAAAATATCAGTGGAGGATCAAGACGGATCGTCATAAAACAGAAGATGAATTCGGAATGCTCATCAAGTCTTTGTTCGATCATGAAGGTCTTCGCTTTGAAGATATGGACGGAGTCATTATTTCTTCTGTTGTTCCGCCCATAATGTTTGCACTGGAGCGCATGTCTCGTTATTATTTTAAAAAGCAGCCGATGATCATCGGAGATGGTCATGTGGATCACGGCCTTGAGATGAAATACCCGAACCCGGAAGAGATCGGAGCGGATCGGGTCGTGAATGCTGTCGGTGCAAAAGACGAATATGAGCTGCCGCTGGTCATCATTGATTTCGGAACGGCAACGACGTATTGTTACATTAATGCGGAAGGGGAATATTTGGGAGGGGCTATTGCCCCGGGAATAAATATTTCCATGGAGGCATTGTATGCCAAGGCTGCCAAGCTTCCTAAGATCGAAATTAAGAAACCGGAACAAGTCATCGGCCAAAGCACAGTTGAAGCAATGCAGTCCGGTGTGTTTTATGGGTATGTCGGTCAAGTGGATGAAGTGGTAAGGCGGATGAAGGAAACAGCGGAACAAACCCCTACGGTAATCGCAACGGGAGGTCTAGCCAACTTAATTGCAGGTCAGTCCCGGACGATCGACCATGTAGATCCTTATCTGACTTTGAAAGGTCTGCATAAGATATATCAGCGCAACAAAGAAAAAGAAGTATTTAAAGGAGAATGA
- the folP gene encoding dihydropteroate synthase, translating into MGILNVTPDSFSDGGLYNDMDDAVRQAVRMEEAGADIIDIGGESTRPGHAPVSEEEELARVLPIIKAVTRAVHIPVSIDTYKAEVAKQAVEAGASIINDVWGAKKEPEIADVAARYDVPIILMHNRTDKTYGSLIEDMKSDLKQSVAIAKEAGVKDHQIILDPGIGFAKTQEDNLVVMRHLNDFHELGYPILLATSRKSFIGTVLDLPKDQRMEGTGATVCFGISQGVHMVRVHDVEPIVKMTKMMDAMIGVKKNG; encoded by the coding sequence ATGGGAATATTGAATGTAACCCCGGACTCCTTTTCGGACGGGGGACTATACAATGATATGGATGATGCTGTAAGACAAGCAGTCAGAATGGAAGAAGCCGGTGCGGATATTATTGATATAGGGGGCGAATCCACACGCCCAGGGCATGCGCCTGTTTCAGAAGAAGAAGAACTGGCACGGGTGTTGCCGATTATTAAAGCTGTTACTCGCGCTGTGCATATTCCGGTCTCTATTGATACGTATAAGGCGGAAGTGGCTAAACAGGCAGTAGAAGCAGGGGCCTCCATTATTAATGATGTATGGGGCGCAAAGAAAGAACCGGAAATTGCCGACGTTGCTGCCCGCTATGATGTACCGATTATCCTTATGCATAACCGTACAGACAAAACGTACGGATCCTTAATCGAAGATATGAAATCAGATTTGAAACAGAGTGTGGCCATCGCGAAGGAAGCGGGCGTAAAAGACCACCAGATTATTCTTGATCCAGGTATCGGTTTCGCCAAAACGCAGGAAGATAATCTTGTAGTCATGCGTCATTTAAATGACTTTCACGAGCTGGGTTATCCGATTCTTCTTGCCACATCAAGAAAGTCTTTTATTGGAACGGTGCTGGATCTTCCGAAGGATCAACGCATGGAGGGAACTGGTGCAACGGTTTGTTTTGGGATCTCGCAAGGCGTACATATGGTACGTGTCCATGATGTAGAGCCAATAGTGAAAATGACGAAGATGATGGATGCTATGATAGGAGTGAAGAAGAATGGATAA
- the hslO gene encoding Hsp33 family molecular chaperone HslO, translating to MSDYLVRAIAFDGQVRAFAVKSTDTVEEARRRQDTWATTSAALGRTLTVSSMMGAMLKGEDKLTVKVEGDGPAGPIVADANAKGEVRGYIKNPHVDFDLNEKGKLDVRRAVGTSGTLSIVKDLGMKDHFTGQVPIVSGEISEDFTYYFATSEQVPSAVGAGVLVNTDHTILASGGFIIQMMPGADEETTSLIEKRLSEMPAISSLVRDGKSPEEILYALLGEENVRVLDSMPIKFQCHCSRERVEMALSSLGNEEIERMIEEDKGAEAKCHFCNEEYHFGVDELEALKSTSSDS from the coding sequence ATGTCCGATTATTTAGTGCGTGCAATAGCTTTTGACGGTCAGGTCAGAGCGTTTGCAGTTAAGTCTACAGATACAGTGGAAGAAGCAAGACGCAGGCAGGACACGTGGGCGACGACATCTGCCGCGCTGGGAAGAACGCTGACAGTCAGTTCCATGATGGGTGCTATGCTCAAAGGGGAAGACAAACTGACCGTTAAAGTAGAAGGAGACGGCCCGGCTGGACCAATCGTCGCAGATGCCAATGCCAAAGGAGAAGTCCGTGGATATATTAAAAATCCACATGTCGATTTCGATTTGAATGAAAAAGGAAAGTTGGATGTGCGCCGTGCGGTCGGTACATCCGGTACATTGAGTATCGTTAAGGATCTGGGGATGAAAGATCACTTCACCGGTCAGGTTCCTATTGTTTCCGGTGAAATCAGTGAGGACTTCACGTATTACTTTGCAACATCGGAACAAGTTCCTTCTGCTGTAGGCGCTGGAGTATTAGTGAATACAGACCACACCATCCTTGCTTCGGGCGGCTTTATTATTCAAATGATGCCTGGGGCGGATGAAGAGACAACGAGTTTGATTGAGAAACGACTGTCGGAAATGCCGGCAATCTCTTCTCTAGTGCGTGATGGGAAATCACCGGAAGAAATTCTGTACGCCCTTCTAGGGGAAGAAAATGTACGTGTGTTGGATTCGATGCCGATTAAATTCCAATGTCACTGCTCAAGAGAGCGTGTCGAAATGGCGCTTTCAAGTCTTGGTAACGAAGAAATTGAACGTATGATTGAGGAAGATAAAGGAGCCGAAGCGAAGTGTCATTTTTGTAATGAGGAATATCACTTCGGCGTGGACGAATTAGAAGCATTGAAATCAACGTCTTCTGATTCATAA